Proteins encoded together in one Diabrotica undecimpunctata isolate CICGRU chromosome 3, icDiaUnde3, whole genome shotgun sequence window:
- the brk gene encoding uncharacterized protein brk yields MCTISDKKCIMAHGLNSVIKRGVTTTNCRSEGKGIGSRRIFAPHFKLQVLDSYRNDADCKGNQRATARKYGIHRRQIQKWLQVENTLRNSVSKEKSDCATETKACEFELTLNGNRQRDDEVFSSGVEARVPALTQSPLAPPYAPPRPLPLDFTTHSRGSGRTSPNVARPDSPLSPLDPAAPIDLSFKRPTSMTNAPVLCPVAPLTPSLAPTNAQETGQSIFLPLPEPVIPQQPHSDIWDLSTKGIKRKSPSPEPVVSPKPVKLFKPYLDDIKTTEEIKEEPAYCIKTTEEIKEEPQYCSAALSPCEPLYCSNVCDIKSEYSSSYTLHELQPNTGLNYYYYPSYPSSTEYECNGYCCEDISYGQNVAPLKHRQSYSLDFKLSAIDCYYQDSICKGNQRAVATKYNIHRRQIQKWLKQAEELRLRNESLKQIHAVR; encoded by the exons atGTGTACAATTAGTGACAAGAAGTGCATAATGGCCCACGGATTGAATTCAGTGATAAAAAGAGGTGTAACAACTACAAACTGTAGAAGCGAAGGTAAAGGCATTGGATCACGTAGGATATTCGCTCCTCATTTTAAATTGCAAGTGTTAGATTCATATAGAAATGATGCAGATTGCAAGGGAAATCAAAGAGCTACCGCTAGAAAATACGGTATTCACCGAAGACAAATCCAGAAGTGGTTGCAAGTGGAAAATACCCTTCGTAATAGTGTGAGTAAAGAAAAATCAGATTGTGCGACAGAGACAAAAGCATGCGAGTTTGAATTGACCTTGAACGGCAACAGACAGCGGGACGACGAAGTGTTCAGCAGCGGAGTCGAAGCTCGGGTTCCGGCGCTAACGCAAAGCCCTTTGGCGCCCCCATACGCCCCGCCGCGTCCCCTCCCCCTCGACTTCACTACACACAGTCGAGGCTCTGGTCGCACCAGCCCGAATGTCGCCAGGCCAGATTCGCCCCTCTCTCCTCTGGACCCCGCAGCACCCATAGACCTCTCGTTTAAAAGACCTACTTCGATGACCAACGCACCTGTGCTCTGCCCCGTCGCTCCCCTCACCCCTTCGTTAGCACCGACCAATGCTCAAGAAACTGGCCAAAGT ATATTTTTGCCACTACCAGAACCTGTCATACCTCAGCAGCCCCATTCTGACATTTGGGACTTATCAACGAAAGGCATTAAACGTAAGAGTCCTAGTCCCGAACCTGTAGTATCTCCAAAAcctgtaaaattatttaaaccctacctagatgacatcaaaactactgaagaaattaaagaagaaccTGCGTATTGTATCAAAACTactgaagaaattaaagaagaaccTCAGTATTGTTCTGCTGCCTTGTCACCGTGTGAACCTTTATATTGCAGTAATGTATGTGATATCAAATCAGAATATAGCAGCTCATACACTTTACATGAATTGCAACCCAACACTGGTCTTAATTATTACTACTACCCATCTTACCCATCCAGTACTGAGTATGAATGCAACGGATACTGCTGTGAAGATATCAGCTATGGGCAAAATGTGGCTCCATTAAAACACAGACAGAGTTATAGTTTAGATTTCAAATTGAGTGCCATAGATTGTTACTATCAAGACTCTATTTGTAAGGGAAATCAGAGAGCAGTTGCTACTAAATATAATATTCATCGGAGGCAGATACAAAAGTGGTTGAAGCAGGCTGAAGAACTGAGGCTCAGAAATGAATCTTTAAAACAGATACATGCTGTAAGGTAG